ttttgtatttaGGAGTTAACAGTCCATCCTAAAGCAACCATCCTGACCCCTCGAACTAACTgatttacaattttatttttggcaAACACTTTTCCAGACAACTTACAGTATAAAACACAGTTTATATAATTACTGTGAGGGTTTCCTGGAATTTAAGCCAATTAATTTGGTGTTGCTTACACCACTTACCAATTCTGTATTTACTGACTGTCTCTTGAACATCAAGACGAGGTCTGCACATttggcaaaaaaacaaaaactgcacAAGAGGGCGCTGTTGCCTATGAACTCCCGTCCCATCATCATACTGCTTTTAAGGCTATAGTACAAACGCATTTATTCAAAATTGCAAAGTTTATTATGATAAAacaagtttacattttcaaataattgtagctaaaataaaatttgtattaaacttaaacttaaaaaaaaaatcttaatgaaATATACATATAGTGCCATTTGATGGATAATCTTTGaacacaacacacaaaaaagaatCCGCAGATGCTAAAGATAAACACAATTGATTGTTATGTTTCCTAAAACCAAAGGACATGATATATACAGCATGTGTGGGTCATTGCCTATTTTTCCCACTTTCTTATGTGCATTTTAAATTCTAGTAAATAGGAACTGTAATTCTTTCAAAGAAAGTTAATAAGCTTTATTGACAGCAATTAAAAGACATCAGAGAAGAACTTTCTCCACAAACACAATCAGTattatttgtatgtgtgtttttaacTATGGCAGTCAAAATGCTGCTCACACATAAACTTCTGTTACTGCGTGAACTGCATGAACTCTTAATATGCCGTCAAAACATACACGGCCTGCTTAAGCGTAGCTTTTATGGGCGGTGTGAAACAAGCATAAGTTTCAAGTCCACTATGTGTTTTGACGTTTAACTTGTGCATATAATTGAGAATCTGAGTCTGCTGACATCTCTTGATCAGATTTCTTAGGCTTTACTTCTTCTTTAAGCTCTTCTGCATTAACAATCATCTGTGCATCTGTAAAGCTCTCTGATGCTGCTTTATAATAGTGATGGACGACAGCGTATTCAGCAGTAAGTGATGAAGCATCCATGATCTCTTCTGACTCTGTGTGGGTGTTTGTGAAGTGAATGGAGGAATAAAGAAGGGATTCTGGGTAATTATCAGCTTCAGCAGGTGACAGCTCAGATCTATTGGCATAAACAGATTCTCCCTCATACTCCTGTCAAACATTGATGGGCAGAGTTAGACCAATAATGGGAAGCTCtaatttatttgtacatttgtaatttgttttggttgGTAAACTAAAGTTGTTTTGGTGCCTGCATGTTGTAACTCACATCAATTGTCAAAATGCAACCTGTAGGGGCTTCTTGTATCGTCTGGGAAGGTTTTCTATTTCGtcttctaataaaaaaaaattcttgttaAAATAATTTCACTTACATACCAACTTTAGACATACAAACCAAGATGCATCAGATAGCtcttgcatttaaaatatacattggTCTCAATTAGGCGTTTGGGCACATGAAAAGAGTTACACTGtaatattacataaaatatCAAGCCAAGTCATATCTGCAAACAAAAAATGCTAAAGCTATTTTCAGAACACATGAGTTTTAGAAAAGTGTACATGTATGGACATTTTAACATTCCTTTTAAAACCAATGATAAGAACCTTGACATTCAAGTGTTCTTCTGTTTGACCTACCGTTTATGTGTAATGACACACAAGATCATCATCACTAAAGCCCCAGCAGCTCCAGTCAGCACATAGAAAGTGATGAAACCTGAAAACATCTCGTGAGAAAATGAATCCAGCTGAATCAGTTCACTGGAATTGCCGTGAGTGTTGATGGTGACACACTGCagagtgtctgtgtgtgtaagtGACTGATGGAGAGAAATGAAGCTCCTCAAGTCTGTGCTGTTCAATCGTTCCTCAATGATGGATGTGTTTTTAGAGTGACTGACAGGACGTCCAGATAGAAACCACTCCACTTTAGGAGAGGGATTCCCATGAgcctcacacaaacacacagttacatcagtTCTGTTACAGCTGAAGAGGGAGATTTTGGGTGAATCTGAAAGTAAAGAAGAAATTGAAGCTCATGTGTTTTGCAGGAGAATTAATGCctctaaaatataaaagtatataaaagtcCTTAAGAGCAATGAAACATGATAAAATGATGCTCTTACACTGAACACGTAATGTTATAAAGTTCTGTGCTGTTGTGTTTCTCTGCTTTAGCTGGTAGGTTATACTGCAGATGAAAGTCACTCCATGTTGAAGGTGAGTAGCAGTGAAGTTCAGATCAGAGATGATCTCAGTTTGTTTCTGTTGATCCAGCTGTAGTCTGCTGCTCTCATTGAGGTGGAGTCTGTCAGTGGAGCTCCATGTGAGAGTTGGTGGAGAAGAGGAGCAGAGAGTCTTAGCAGAGCAGCGCAGACACATAGAGCTCCCCTCTAACACCTCCTCATGAACCTCAACCTTCATCTGATCCTTAAACATCTGCACTGTGGGTTTGGGAGGAGAGTCTGAAAAGTACAGAGATGCAAGTCACAAAAAACCAAAGATAACCACAGCTTGTTACTTCTTCATCTAAgccacactctcagaaataaaggtacaaaagttcaaaaaggtacacctttgtaccccaaaaaagtgcatatttgtacTTCAAAggtattggcagttcaaagatacatatttgtacctaaatggtatatattaggacctttttttaaacggtacagccccagtgacagctttttacctttatttttgacagtgcagGGGTGGggaatcctggtcctggagggccactgtcctgcagagtttagttccaacacTTGAAATTTCTAATTAAACTCTTTGAaatgcaggtgtgtttgattagggttggaactaaactctacAGGaaagtggccctccaggacccagggtaCCCCACCCCTGATCTAAGCAATCTGCATTGTTTGCCTAAAAACAGATTTTGTACTGTACTAGTTACTGTACTACAATTTGTTAATAACAACAATTTTCTGTAGGGGTGCAATGGTTCCTGTTGTCCTCCTATGGTTCGGCACGCACGTGCACCCCGGTGCACCGTGTTTGATCCGACCACACATTTCTAATATAATTCGGTGaaaaaacaatgtgtaaaacCGCTAATGTATAGTTCTACGTGAGAGTACCTGTCCAATTAACTCGTAGTATGCAAATCTGTTGCCAACCTCACAATTCCTCTTCACGTGTTGGCAAGCGAAGGAGAAAAGCCCCTAATAGAGGCACCGCTTCATTTAAGTTTACAACGGAACGTACCGAAACCGTCACCCTAGAAACCGTGACACACACCGAACCATGAGTAATTTGAATCGTTGCACCCCTATTTTTCAGTCATGTTACTTACCGAACACATCTATTGAAACAGATTTTGGATGATAGTTATATTTCAGTGGACCATTACCCTCAATCCTGAAGTAAAATGTGCCATTGTGATTTGAAGTGACATTATAAAAAATAGTAGTACAGTCATTGCTTTTTAATTTTCCAGTTATTTTCCCTTTAAAAGAGAGATTGGAGTTGCTGGAGTTAAACAcaacaatgtttttattagtcCCATCTTTAAGCCACACTCCTGCAGCACTGTCATTGAGATATTTGTTATATGTGTTATCAATAGTAAATGTGCAGTTTATGGTCACACAGGATCCTCTCAGAGCTTCAATCTTCTCTGGCAGACTGATGGGCCAATCTTCACACCAAACACCTACAATACAAACATGTTGAAATACTAGTGTTCatacttttgatattttttatcatattttaaaacatgagCGCATGAATGCACACCCCGATTCATGCTGTActattgaaaatgtaaaaatgactgtaAATGTGTTATCTGTTAAAGGGTCcgtttttcctgatcccatttttcaaaccctagttagtgtgtaatgttgctgttagagcataaataataaatgcaaaattataaagaataaatgaaataaatgaaaaatatatgcaacattttctttaacagaattcctcttcaaagcctacagcaacggccggtttggacaacagccctctacttcccgattAAATGATGTCAAaataagagtttttgactaaactccgccgacatgaatatgtcagtcgccagctaagctcaaacggctctgctaagctaagctgctgtccaatcacaacacactaaacaaactacacaatcagaactcgttacatatttctgaaggcATCAACCtgttttaggacagtgaaaacagcggtaaataaaaatgtacagttaaacacaaataaaaatgcacAGTTGCGATGCCACACTGTTGGTgaatctatatatctatatttatctgtgtgtgtgtgtgtgtgtgtcgagggccaaccttccgatctctctgatgaagccaatacggaagtgacttaaagtgcaattcatcgactggcctcTAGGCTGGCTAAATTCCCATAGActtccatgttaaaatgcccaactttacagtagaaaataatgtttacagcctggtacaaaaagtacttttggtctatatagctaattttgccattcatgacaactgtgaggggggtgaattttttagc
The sequence above is a segment of the Misgurnus anguillicaudatus chromosome 1, ASM2758022v2, whole genome shotgun sequence genome. Coding sequences within it:
- the LOC129432094 gene encoding sialic acid-binding Ig-like lectin 14, yielding MDKEQKIILLVLLLQGVWCEDWPISLPEKIEALRGSCVTINCTFTIDNTYNKYLNDSAAGVWLKDGTNKNIVVFNSSNSNLSFKGKITGKLKSNDCTTIFYNVTSNHNGTFYFRIEGNGPLKYNYHPKSVSIDVFDSPPKPTVQMFKDQMKVEVHEEVLEGSSMCLRCSAKTLCSSSPPTLTWSSTDRLHLNESSRLQLDQQKQTEIISDLNFTATHLQHGVTFICSITYQLKQRNTTAQNFITLRVQYSPKISLFSCNRTDVTVCLCEAHGNPSPKVEWFLSGRPVSHSKNTSIIEERLNSTDLRSFISLHQSLTHTDTLQCVTINTHGNSSELIQLDSFSHEMFSGFITFYVLTGAAGALVMMILCVITHKRRRNRKPSQTIQEAPTGCILTIDEYEGESVYANRSELSPAEADNYPESLLYSSIHFTNTHTESEEIMDASSLTAEYAVVHHYYKAASESFTDAQMIVNAEELKEEVKPKKSDQEMSADSDSQLYAQVKRQNT